The Hippoglossus hippoglossus isolate fHipHip1 chromosome 19, fHipHip1.pri, whole genome shotgun sequence genome has a segment encoding these proteins:
- the LOC117752658 gene encoding parvalbumin-like EF-hand-containing protein yields MSAVSLETEGRRWFPSSPLSSGLDMEDDFRPQVKKVAVAMGASLTEQDISRMPQEMRTQGNFNYSRFLDYMRRFKTSEQREEAVRKAFAKLDQDGSGYIEWNEIKYILSTVPSAAPSAPLSDEEAEALIQASDADGDGRIDFTEFSDMVTMEKKPRK; encoded by the exons ATGTCGGCCGTTTCCCTGGAAACAGAAGGGAGGAG GTggtttccctcctctcctctcagctcaggCCTCGACATGGAGGACGACTTTCGGCCGCAGGTGAAGAAGGTGGCTGTGGCCATGGGCGCTTCCCTCACAGAGCAGGATATCAGCCGCATGCCACAGGAGATGAGAACACAGg GGAACTTCAACTACAGCAGGTTTCTGGATTACATGCGACGGTTCAAGACGTCGGAGCAGCGGGAGGAGGCCGTCAGAAAGGCCTTCGCCAAGCTCGACCAGGACGGCAGCGGATACATCGAGTGGAACGAGATCAA GTACATCCTGTCCACTGTCCCGAGCGCAGCCCCGTCAGCTCCTCTGTCTGATGAGGAGGCCGAGGCCTTGATCCAGGCTTCAGACGCTGATGGAGACGGACGCATCGACTTCACAG AGTTCTCAGACATGGTGACGATGGAGAAGAAACCCAGGAAATAG